A DNA window from Jaculus jaculus isolate mJacJac1 chromosome 1, mJacJac1.mat.Y.cur, whole genome shotgun sequence contains the following coding sequences:
- the Dph7 gene encoding diphthine methyltransferase isoform X4 codes for MKWCHIPVASHALLGLANASGSIELLRLVQSEKSSYILQPISSLTLEENCLSLSLDWSTGKPERARNQPLKIISSDSKGQLHLLMVNETTAELQPVASWPAHHYEAWITAFNYWQTELLYSGGDDGLLKGWDTRMLGTAIFTSKRHTMGVCSIQSSPHQEHVLATGSYDEHVLLWDTRNMKQPFADTPAQGGVWRLKWHPVYHHLLLAACMHGGFKILNCQKATEKQEVTVLASQTLPHSLVYGADWSWYSPTRPSSSWSFAPNGVEAPTADQYHLKVAEESPAPSLERISDHSEEGPAEERNRVELKASFLPLTEDMRSQLPPTAKACDPILYPGGTDSDNILLATCSFYDHVLHLWKWGAN; via the exons ATGAAATG GTGCCACATCCCAGTGGCTAGCCATGCTCTTTTAGGCTTGGCAAATGCCAGTGGATCTATAGAGCTGCTCCGCCTGGTGCAATCTGAG AAGAGCAGTTACATACTGCAGCCAATATCCAGCCTTACCCTGGAGGAGAATTGTCTGTCCTTGTCCTTGGATTGGTCTACTGGGAAACCTGAAAG GGCCAGAAACCAGCCCTTGAAAATCATTAGCAGTGACTCTAAGGGACAGTTGCACCTCCTGATGGTGAATGAGACGACAGCTGAACTGCAGCCAGTGGCTTCATGGCCAGCCCATCACTATGAGGCCTGGATTACTGCTTTCAATTACTGGCAAACTGAACTACTATATTCAG GGGGAGATGATGGGCTTCTCAAAGGCTGGGACACCAGGATGCTTGGCACAGCTATCTTCACCAGCAAGAG ACACACCATGGGTGTGTGCAGCATCCAGAGCAGCCCCCATCAGGAGCACGTCCTGGCTACTGGAAG CTATGATGAGCATGTACTGCTGTGGGACACTCGGAACATGAAGCAACCATTCGCAGACACACCAGCACAGGGCGGTGTGTGGAGGCTCAAGTGGCACCCGGTCTACCACCACCTACTCCTGGCAGCCTGCATGCATGGTGGCTTCAAGATCCTTAACTGTCAGAAGGCCACTG AGAAGCAGGAAGTGACAGTCTTAGCATCCCAAACATTGCCTCACTCACTAGTATATGGTGCTGACTGGTCCTGGTACAGTCCCACGAGGCCCAGCTCCTCCTGGTCCTTTGCTCCAAATGGTGTGGAAGCTCCCACAGCAGACCAGTATCATCTGAAGGTTGCAGAGGAGTCACCAGCACCCTCTCTTGAACGAATATCGGACCACAGTGAGGAGGGCCCTGCTGAAGAGCGCAACAGAGTGGAACTGAAGGCTTCTTTCCTGCCACTCACAGAGGACATGAGAAGCCAGTTGCCCCCCACAGCCAAGGCCTGTGACCCCATCCTCTATCCAGGAGGGACAGACTCTGACAATATCCTCCTGGCCACCTGCTCTTTTTATGACCATGTTCTCCATCTCTGGAAGTGGGGGGCGAACTAA
- the Dph7 gene encoding diphthine methyltransferase isoform X2, producing the protein MAGNCSRVLCGLQAVDTELTVDSVEWCPLEGCRRLLACGTYQLRAAEDQAGLNADGPQVRLGRLYLYSFSDNAADPLAEVQRRDTDAILDMKWCHIPVASHALLGLANASGSIELLRLVQSESSYILQPISSLTLEENCLSLSLDWSTGKPERARNQPLKIISSDSKGQLHLLMVNETTAELQPVASWPAHHYEAWITAFNYWQTELLYSGGDDGLLKGWDTRMLGTAIFTSKRHTMGVCSIQSSPHQEHVLATGSYDEHVLLWDTRNMKQPFADTPAQGGVWRLKWHPVYHHLLLAACMHGGFKILNCQKATEKQEVTVLASQTLPHSLVYGADWSWYSPTRPSSSWSFAPNGVEAPTADQYHLKVAEESPAPSLERISDHSEEGPAEERNRVELKASFLPLTEDMRSQLPPTAKACDPILYPGGTDSDNILLATCSFYDHVLHLWKWGAN; encoded by the exons GGCGGGCAACTGCTCGCGGGTGCTGTGCGGCCTGCAGGCTGTGGACACGGAGCTCACCGTGGACTCCGTGGAGTGGTGCCCGCTGGAGGGCTGCCGGCGTCTGCTGGCTTGCGGTACCTACCAGCTACGTGCAGCCGAGGACCAG GCTGGACTGAATGCTGATGGGCCTCAAGTTCGACTAGGTCGTCTCTACCTGTACAGTTTCAGTGACAACGCTGCTGATCCTCTGGCCGAGGTCCAAAGAAGAGATACTGATGCCATCCTGGACATGAAATG GTGCCACATCCCAGTGGCTAGCCATGCTCTTTTAGGCTTGGCAAATGCCAGTGGATCTATAGAGCTGCTCCGCCTGGTGCAATCTGAG AGCAGTTACATACTGCAGCCAATATCCAGCCTTACCCTGGAGGAGAATTGTCTGTCCTTGTCCTTGGATTGGTCTACTGGGAAACCTGAAAG GGCCAGAAACCAGCCCTTGAAAATCATTAGCAGTGACTCTAAGGGACAGTTGCACCTCCTGATGGTGAATGAGACGACAGCTGAACTGCAGCCAGTGGCTTCATGGCCAGCCCATCACTATGAGGCCTGGATTACTGCTTTCAATTACTGGCAAACTGAACTACTATATTCAG GGGGAGATGATGGGCTTCTCAAAGGCTGGGACACCAGGATGCTTGGCACAGCTATCTTCACCAGCAAGAG ACACACCATGGGTGTGTGCAGCATCCAGAGCAGCCCCCATCAGGAGCACGTCCTGGCTACTGGAAG CTATGATGAGCATGTACTGCTGTGGGACACTCGGAACATGAAGCAACCATTCGCAGACACACCAGCACAGGGCGGTGTGTGGAGGCTCAAGTGGCACCCGGTCTACCACCACCTACTCCTGGCAGCCTGCATGCATGGTGGCTTCAAGATCCTTAACTGTCAGAAGGCCACTG AGAAGCAGGAAGTGACAGTCTTAGCATCCCAAACATTGCCTCACTCACTAGTATATGGTGCTGACTGGTCCTGGTACAGTCCCACGAGGCCCAGCTCCTCCTGGTCCTTTGCTCCAAATGGTGTGGAAGCTCCCACAGCAGACCAGTATCATCTGAAGGTTGCAGAGGAGTCACCAGCACCCTCTCTTGAACGAATATCGGACCACAGTGAGGAGGGCCCTGCTGAAGAGCGCAACAGAGTGGAACTGAAGGCTTCTTTCCTGCCACTCACAGAGGACATGAGAAGCCAGTTGCCCCCCACAGCCAAGGCCTGTGACCCCATCCTCTATCCAGGAGGGACAGACTCTGACAATATCCTCCTGGCCACCTGCTCTTTTTATGACCATGTTCTCCATCTCTGGAAGTGGGGGGCGAACTAA
- the Dph7 gene encoding diphthine methyltransferase isoform X1, with protein MAGNCSRVLCGLQAVDTELTVDSVEWCPLEGCRRLLACGTYQLRAAEDQAGLNADGPQVRLGRLYLYSFSDNAADPLAEVQRRDTDAILDMKWCHIPVASHALLGLANASGSIELLRLVQSEKSSYILQPISSLTLEENCLSLSLDWSTGKPERARNQPLKIISSDSKGQLHLLMVNETTAELQPVASWPAHHYEAWITAFNYWQTELLYSGGDDGLLKGWDTRMLGTAIFTSKRHTMGVCSIQSSPHQEHVLATGSYDEHVLLWDTRNMKQPFADTPAQGGVWRLKWHPVYHHLLLAACMHGGFKILNCQKATEKQEVTVLASQTLPHSLVYGADWSWYSPTRPSSSWSFAPNGVEAPTADQYHLKVAEESPAPSLERISDHSEEGPAEERNRVELKASFLPLTEDMRSQLPPTAKACDPILYPGGTDSDNILLATCSFYDHVLHLWKWGAN; from the exons GGCGGGCAACTGCTCGCGGGTGCTGTGCGGCCTGCAGGCTGTGGACACGGAGCTCACCGTGGACTCCGTGGAGTGGTGCCCGCTGGAGGGCTGCCGGCGTCTGCTGGCTTGCGGTACCTACCAGCTACGTGCAGCCGAGGACCAG GCTGGACTGAATGCTGATGGGCCTCAAGTTCGACTAGGTCGTCTCTACCTGTACAGTTTCAGTGACAACGCTGCTGATCCTCTGGCCGAGGTCCAAAGAAGAGATACTGATGCCATCCTGGACATGAAATG GTGCCACATCCCAGTGGCTAGCCATGCTCTTTTAGGCTTGGCAAATGCCAGTGGATCTATAGAGCTGCTCCGCCTGGTGCAATCTGAG AAGAGCAGTTACATACTGCAGCCAATATCCAGCCTTACCCTGGAGGAGAATTGTCTGTCCTTGTCCTTGGATTGGTCTACTGGGAAACCTGAAAG GGCCAGAAACCAGCCCTTGAAAATCATTAGCAGTGACTCTAAGGGACAGTTGCACCTCCTGATGGTGAATGAGACGACAGCTGAACTGCAGCCAGTGGCTTCATGGCCAGCCCATCACTATGAGGCCTGGATTACTGCTTTCAATTACTGGCAAACTGAACTACTATATTCAG GGGGAGATGATGGGCTTCTCAAAGGCTGGGACACCAGGATGCTTGGCACAGCTATCTTCACCAGCAAGAG ACACACCATGGGTGTGTGCAGCATCCAGAGCAGCCCCCATCAGGAGCACGTCCTGGCTACTGGAAG CTATGATGAGCATGTACTGCTGTGGGACACTCGGAACATGAAGCAACCATTCGCAGACACACCAGCACAGGGCGGTGTGTGGAGGCTCAAGTGGCACCCGGTCTACCACCACCTACTCCTGGCAGCCTGCATGCATGGTGGCTTCAAGATCCTTAACTGTCAGAAGGCCACTG AGAAGCAGGAAGTGACAGTCTTAGCATCCCAAACATTGCCTCACTCACTAGTATATGGTGCTGACTGGTCCTGGTACAGTCCCACGAGGCCCAGCTCCTCCTGGTCCTTTGCTCCAAATGGTGTGGAAGCTCCCACAGCAGACCAGTATCATCTGAAGGTTGCAGAGGAGTCACCAGCACCCTCTCTTGAACGAATATCGGACCACAGTGAGGAGGGCCCTGCTGAAGAGCGCAACAGAGTGGAACTGAAGGCTTCTTTCCTGCCACTCACAGAGGACATGAGAAGCCAGTTGCCCCCCACAGCCAAGGCCTGTGACCCCATCCTCTATCCAGGAGGGACAGACTCTGACAATATCCTCCTGGCCACCTGCTCTTTTTATGACCATGTTCTCCATCTCTGGAAGTGGGGGGCGAACTAA
- the Mrpl41 gene encoding 39S ribosomal protein L41, mitochondrial has translation MGFLTAVTHGLVRGADRMSKWTSKRGPRTFYKSRGAKRTGVYAPGRRFVQIKEMVPEFVVPDLTGFKLKPYVNYRVPEGVDTPLTAKALFLEAVAPAIEKDFKEGTFKADNLEKYGFEPTQEGKLFQLYPKNFPR, from the coding sequence ATGGGCTTCTTGACTGCAGTAACTCACGGCCTGGTGCGGGGAGCGGACCGGATGAGCAAGTGGACAAGTAAGCGGGGACCCCGCACTTTCTACAAGAGCCGGGGTGCCAAGAGAACGGGCGTCTACGCCCCTGGTCGGAGATTCGTGCAGATCAAGGAAATGGTCCCAGAATTTGTCGTCCCGGATTTGACTGGCTTCAAGCTCAAACCCTACGTGAATTACCGAGTCCCCGAAGGCGTAGACACGCCCCTGACGGCCAAGGCACTCTTCCTGGAAGCGGTTGCACCGGCTATTGAGAAGGACTTTAAAGAAGGTACGTTCAAAGCTGACAACCTGGAGAAGTATGGCTTCGAACCCACGCAGGAAGGCAAGCTCTTCCAGTTGTATCCCAAGAACTTCCCACGCTAG
- the Dph7 gene encoding diphthine methyltransferase isoform X3: protein MAGNCSRVLCGLQAVDTELTVDSVEWCPLEGCRRLLACGTYQLRAAEDQAGLNADGPQVRLGRLYLYSFSDNAADPLAEVQRRDTDAILDMKWARNQPLKIISSDSKGQLHLLMVNETTAELQPVASWPAHHYEAWITAFNYWQTELLYSGGDDGLLKGWDTRMLGTAIFTSKRHTMGVCSIQSSPHQEHVLATGSYDEHVLLWDTRNMKQPFADTPAQGGVWRLKWHPVYHHLLLAACMHGGFKILNCQKATEKQEVTVLASQTLPHSLVYGADWSWYSPTRPSSSWSFAPNGVEAPTADQYHLKVAEESPAPSLERISDHSEEGPAEERNRVELKASFLPLTEDMRSQLPPTAKACDPILYPGGTDSDNILLATCSFYDHVLHLWKWGAN from the exons GGCGGGCAACTGCTCGCGGGTGCTGTGCGGCCTGCAGGCTGTGGACACGGAGCTCACCGTGGACTCCGTGGAGTGGTGCCCGCTGGAGGGCTGCCGGCGTCTGCTGGCTTGCGGTACCTACCAGCTACGTGCAGCCGAGGACCAG GCTGGACTGAATGCTGATGGGCCTCAAGTTCGACTAGGTCGTCTCTACCTGTACAGTTTCAGTGACAACGCTGCTGATCCTCTGGCCGAGGTCCAAAGAAGAGATACTGATGCCATCCTGGACATGAAATG GGCCAGAAACCAGCCCTTGAAAATCATTAGCAGTGACTCTAAGGGACAGTTGCACCTCCTGATGGTGAATGAGACGACAGCTGAACTGCAGCCAGTGGCTTCATGGCCAGCCCATCACTATGAGGCCTGGATTACTGCTTTCAATTACTGGCAAACTGAACTACTATATTCAG GGGGAGATGATGGGCTTCTCAAAGGCTGGGACACCAGGATGCTTGGCACAGCTATCTTCACCAGCAAGAG ACACACCATGGGTGTGTGCAGCATCCAGAGCAGCCCCCATCAGGAGCACGTCCTGGCTACTGGAAG CTATGATGAGCATGTACTGCTGTGGGACACTCGGAACATGAAGCAACCATTCGCAGACACACCAGCACAGGGCGGTGTGTGGAGGCTCAAGTGGCACCCGGTCTACCACCACCTACTCCTGGCAGCCTGCATGCATGGTGGCTTCAAGATCCTTAACTGTCAGAAGGCCACTG AGAAGCAGGAAGTGACAGTCTTAGCATCCCAAACATTGCCTCACTCACTAGTATATGGTGCTGACTGGTCCTGGTACAGTCCCACGAGGCCCAGCTCCTCCTGGTCCTTTGCTCCAAATGGTGTGGAAGCTCCCACAGCAGACCAGTATCATCTGAAGGTTGCAGAGGAGTCACCAGCACCCTCTCTTGAACGAATATCGGACCACAGTGAGGAGGGCCCTGCTGAAGAGCGCAACAGAGTGGAACTGAAGGCTTCTTTCCTGCCACTCACAGAGGACATGAGAAGCCAGTTGCCCCCCACAGCCAAGGCCTGTGACCCCATCCTCTATCCAGGAGGGACAGACTCTGACAATATCCTCCTGGCCACCTGCTCTTTTTATGACCATGTTCTCCATCTCTGGAAGTGGGGGGCGAACTAA
- the Dph7 gene encoding diphthine methyltransferase isoform X5: MVNETTAELQPVASWPAHHYEAWITAFNYWQTELLYSGGDDGLLKGWDTRMLGTAIFTSKRHTMGVCSIQSSPHQEHVLATGSYDEHVLLWDTRNMKQPFADTPAQGGVWRLKWHPVYHHLLLAACMHGGFKILNCQKATEKQEVTVLASQTLPHSLVYGADWSWYSPTRPSSSWSFAPNGVEAPTADQYHLKVAEESPAPSLERISDHSEEGPAEERNRVELKASFLPLTEDMRSQLPPTAKACDPILYPGGTDSDNILLATCSFYDHVLHLWKWGAN, encoded by the exons ATGGTGAATGAGACGACAGCTGAACTGCAGCCAGTGGCTTCATGGCCAGCCCATCACTATGAGGCCTGGATTACTGCTTTCAATTACTGGCAAACTGAACTACTATATTCAG GGGGAGATGATGGGCTTCTCAAAGGCTGGGACACCAGGATGCTTGGCACAGCTATCTTCACCAGCAAGAG ACACACCATGGGTGTGTGCAGCATCCAGAGCAGCCCCCATCAGGAGCACGTCCTGGCTACTGGAAG CTATGATGAGCATGTACTGCTGTGGGACACTCGGAACATGAAGCAACCATTCGCAGACACACCAGCACAGGGCGGTGTGTGGAGGCTCAAGTGGCACCCGGTCTACCACCACCTACTCCTGGCAGCCTGCATGCATGGTGGCTTCAAGATCCTTAACTGTCAGAAGGCCACTG AGAAGCAGGAAGTGACAGTCTTAGCATCCCAAACATTGCCTCACTCACTAGTATATGGTGCTGACTGGTCCTGGTACAGTCCCACGAGGCCCAGCTCCTCCTGGTCCTTTGCTCCAAATGGTGTGGAAGCTCCCACAGCAGACCAGTATCATCTGAAGGTTGCAGAGGAGTCACCAGCACCCTCTCTTGAACGAATATCGGACCACAGTGAGGAGGGCCCTGCTGAAGAGCGCAACAGAGTGGAACTGAAGGCTTCTTTCCTGCCACTCACAGAGGACATGAGAAGCCAGTTGCCCCCCACAGCCAAGGCCTGTGACCCCATCCTCTATCCAGGAGGGACAGACTCTGACAATATCCTCCTGGCCACCTGCTCTTTTTATGACCATGTTCTCCATCTCTGGAAGTGGGGGGCGAACTAA